One window of Flavobacterium ammonificans genomic DNA carries:
- a CDS encoding HNH endonuclease signature motif containing protein, translating to MARQNSTDRSGNSFSEETKRVIWNKAKIVTGQDPTITRKDLCGALISWDKYGNTTENGNGWEIDHIKPVSKGGGDELNNLQALQWQNNRKKGDDYPASNYCIISAK from the coding sequence ATGGCAAGACAAAACAGTACAGACAGAAGTGGTAATTCTTTTTCGGAAGAAACAAAACGAGTAATTTGGAATAAAGCTAAGATAGTTACTGGCCAGGATCCAACTATAACTAGAAAAGACTTATGTGGAGCTTTGATTAGTTGGGATAAATACGGTAACACAACTGAAAATGGAAATGGATGGGAAATAGACCACATTAAACCTGTTTCAAAAGGAGGAGGAGACGAATTAAACAACTTACAAGCCTTGCAATGGCAAAATAATAGAAAGAAAGGAGATGACTATCCAGCTTCAAATTATTGTATTATATCTGCAAAGTAA
- a CDS encoding response regulator transcription factor, producing the protein MGINEVKCDALLHGVISEDFSKDSAVQVHLTAREVEIVKLATKEKCSKEMADVLCISTRTVEKHRKHIMEKTECKNFIGVVLFALKYKLIELDEI; encoded by the coding sequence ATGGGGATTAACGAAGTAAAATGTGATGCATTACTACATGGAGTCATTTCTGAGGATTTTTCAAAAGATAGTGCTGTACAAGTACATTTAACTGCTAGAGAAGTTGAGATTGTCAAATTGGCCACGAAGGAGAAATGTAGTAAAGAGATGGCAGATGTTTTGTGTATTAGTACTCGTACCGTTGAAAAACACCGCAAGCATATTATGGAAAAAACAGAATGTAAAAATTTTATTGGAGTTGTCTTATTTGCACTGAAATACAAACTTATCGAATTGGATGAAATCTAA
- a CDS encoding GLPGLI family protein, whose product MKNLFNLLSIMMISNFTIAQSYKIEYEERANINNQLKNVTDPETRKRVSAYLSKATTFYLYYKNGESLYIEEKEKIAQNEDLNIQNQSSKKIEIGKNGGGIYKNFKTKEYLHEADVLGKELLVVDKLNKIEWKLFGEEKTIGNYKCKNAVATINNEEITAWFTDEVALQDGPKDFYGLPGLIMELIAEKKTYHAIKITETNSNLDIKKPTEGTKVSKSEYLKIVEEKINELKRGVGNSLRN is encoded by the coding sequence ATGAAGAACCTTTTCAACCTACTCAGCATTATGATGATTTCTAATTTCACCATAGCACAATCGTATAAGATAGAATACGAAGAACGTGCCAACATCAACAACCAACTCAAGAATGTAACAGATCCTGAAACTAGAAAAAGAGTGAGTGCCTATTTGTCAAAGGCAACTACCTTCTATTTATACTACAAAAATGGGGAATCATTATACATTGAAGAGAAAGAAAAAATTGCTCAAAATGAAGACTTAAATATTCAAAATCAAAGTTCAAAAAAAATTGAGATTGGTAAAAATGGTGGTGGAATTTATAAAAACTTCAAAACCAAAGAATATCTTCATGAAGCGGATGTTTTAGGAAAAGAACTACTAGTGGTAGATAAGTTAAATAAAATAGAATGGAAGCTGTTTGGCGAGGAAAAAACAATTGGAAACTACAAATGCAAGAATGCAGTAGCAACAATTAACAATGAAGAAATTACAGCTTGGTTCACAGATGAAGTAGCATTACAAGACGGTCCTAAAGACTTTTATGGCTTACCAGGTCTTATTATGGAATTAATTGCCGAAAAAAAGACATACCATGCAATCAAAATTACCGAAACAAACTCTAATCTTGATATTAAGAAACCAACAGAGGGAACTAAAGTATCCAAATCAGAATATCTAAAAATTGTAGAAGAAAAAATCAATGAATTAAAAAGAGGTGTAGGCAATTCATTGCGTAATTAA
- a CDS encoding M56 family metallopeptidase, with protein MENFLLYFAKVNGLIIAFYLLYLVFLRKETFYVGNRWYLLSGLATAIVLPLITFTKTVWVDPEPISKYIEVVPLVDDTTIRTVTEEPMDWSLIFSSAYALVSVLIILKVGIEIASFFNKIIKLNKQKDTNFTLIYSNSTENPFSFFKYIVINPTLFSKEEYEHIVTHERIHVKQFHSIDVLISKVFCALFWINPIIWLYRKAMLQNLEFIADNHSLEQIESKYEYQKTLLKVVANQQSLSITNPFYQSLIKKRIIMLHTNQSHKRNAWKYATIIPVLVGFMLLFQIETIAQVKDNSKIVSYSVEVELDNLITSKTTDDEIKAIQKSFTTDEINLKINNVKRNKDGEIIAIRLELISKKNPKTKTVKEVRGNEPIKNIEIYNEKDEYNKNSIGFKEVSNIATASLIASETDSTDTPNLKQDRALIVNRSDSNNDIKITAIKSNSPSSINPETIIYLNDKEISKIEMDKINPKTIKSVDVKKEKSNGEIRIVTSYNDLNKDTEILLDDKVISYEELKKLDKNEIESINIKNNNGKKSIEILNKNAKAINDNSLKEVRYVPGTEEAKIELIKAKIELEKAKTEIEKAKIELEKAKLEIAKSKSKNKKK; from the coding sequence ATGGAAAACTTCCTACTCTATTTTGCTAAAGTAAATGGACTCATCATAGCGTTCTATTTATTGTATTTAGTATTCCTTCGTAAAGAAACTTTTTACGTTGGTAATCGATGGTATTTATTATCAGGACTAGCAACAGCAATTGTTTTACCTTTAATTACTTTTACTAAAACCGTTTGGGTTGACCCTGAACCGATTTCAAAATACATTGAAGTGGTTCCACTAGTTGACGATACAACAATTAGAACTGTTACAGAAGAACCTATGGATTGGTCGCTAATTTTCAGTTCAGCTTATGCGTTGGTTTCCGTGCTAATTATACTAAAAGTAGGAATCGAAATTGCTTCTTTTTTTAATAAGATTATCAAATTAAACAAACAGAAAGACACCAATTTCACTTTGATTTATTCTAACTCGACAGAAAATCCATTTTCTTTCTTTAAGTACATAGTTATTAATCCTACACTTTTTTCTAAAGAGGAATACGAACATATTGTAACACACGAACGTATTCACGTCAAACAATTCCATTCCATTGATGTTTTAATCTCAAAAGTTTTCTGCGCATTGTTTTGGATTAATCCGATCATTTGGTTGTACCGAAAAGCGATGTTGCAAAATTTAGAATTCATTGCCGACAATCACTCTTTGGAACAAATTGAAAGTAAGTACGAATATCAAAAAACACTTCTAAAGGTAGTCGCTAATCAACAATCATTAAGTATTACCAATCCCTTTTATCAATCATTAATAAAAAAAAGAATTATTATGCTACACACAAATCAATCTCACAAAAGAAATGCTTGGAAGTACGCCACCATTATTCCAGTATTAGTTGGCTTTATGTTATTATTTCAAATTGAAACTATTGCTCAAGTAAAAGATAATTCAAAAATTGTTAGTTACTCTGTCGAGGTTGAATTAGATAATTTAATCACTTCTAAAACAACAGATGATGAAATTAAAGCAATTCAGAAAAGTTTTACTACAGATGAAATTAATCTAAAAATAAATAATGTTAAACGTAATAAAGACGGGGAAATCATTGCAATCCGTTTAGAGTTAATTTCAAAAAAGAATCCTAAAACAAAAACTGTAAAAGAAGTTAGAGGAAACGAGCCTATAAAAAATATAGAAATTTATAATGAAAAAGATGAATATAATAAAAACAGTATAGGTTTTAAAGAGGTGTCTAATATAGCCACTGCTTCATTAATAGCGAGTGAAACAGATAGTACTGATACTCCAAACTTAAAACAAGATAGGGCTTTAATTGTAAATCGCTCAGATTCAAACAATGATATAAAAATTACCGCTATTAAAAGTAATTCACCGTCTTCAATTAATCCTGAAACAATAATTTACCTTAATGATAAGGAGATTTCTAAAATCGAAATGGATAAAATTAATCCTAAAACAATAAAATCGGTTGATGTCAAGAAAGAAAAATCAAATGGAGAAATTAGGATAGTAACTAGTTATAATGATCTAAATAAAGATACTGAAATCCTACTCGATGACAAAGTAATTTCTTATGAAGAGTTAAAGAAATTAGATAAAAATGAAATTGAATCTATTAATATCAAAAATAATAATGGTAAAAAATCCATTGAAATACTGAATAAAAACGCTAAAGCGATTAATGATAATTCCTTAAAAGAAGTAAGATATGTTCCAGGAACAGAAGAAGCAAAAATCGAATTAATCAAAGCAAAAATCGAATTAGAGAAAGCAAAAACTGAAATTGAAAAGGCCAAAATAGAATTGGAAAAAGCCAAACTTGAAATAGCTAAATCAAAATCTAAAAACAAAAAGAAATAA
- a CDS encoding BlaI/MecI/CopY family transcriptional regulator, which yields MQKLTNKEEEIMHILWKLKRAFVKDIMEEIVEDKPHYNTLSTIVRNLEEKGYVGYNAYGKTHQYFPIVPIEEYRKAFMNTAITNYFNSSYKNLVSYFAEEEKISAEELREILALIEKKD from the coding sequence ATGCAAAAACTTACCAACAAAGAAGAAGAAATAATGCACATTTTATGGAAGCTGAAAAGAGCTTTTGTAAAAGACATTATGGAAGAAATTGTAGAAGATAAACCACACTACAATACACTCTCAACAATTGTTCGAAATTTAGAAGAGAAAGGGTATGTAGGATATAACGCCTACGGAAAAACCCACCAGTACTTTCCTATTGTTCCAATCGAGGAGTATCGAAAAGCATTTATGAATACCGCTATTACTAATTATTTTAATAGTTCGTACAAAAATTTAGTTTCCTATTTTGCTGAAGAAGAAAAAATATCGGCTGAGGAGCTCCGTGAAATTTTAGCATTAATCGAAAAAAAGGACTAG